A genome region from Lucilia cuprina isolate Lc7/37 chromosome 3, ASM2204524v1, whole genome shotgun sequence includes the following:
- the LOC111679302 gene encoding N-acetylgalactosaminyltransferase 4-like, with the protein MKTRYVKRIVKKIIIFVITLVVLSIITIKVVEKRLAKEDAEAATVIRRARPANVHSVPRGVLDLTQFYDINVPFRLPELKGPKRDWHDWSAINRDHHRTGLGERGMPAYITDETQKAMEHEMSMDNGFNALLSDYISVNRSVPDVRRDECHKKLYSNYLPSTSVVIPFYNEYFSVLLRTLHSIKNRTPPELLREIIIVDDYSDRVYLKQQLDDYVANYFKDLVKIIRLKERTGLIGARLAGARKATGDVLVFFDSHIECNYNWLPPLLEPIALNKRISTCPIVDGIDHATFAYNGGYQEGSRGAFDWNLIYKQMPVLDSDAGDRTEPYRNPIMMGGLFAISREFFWELGGYDEGLDIWGAEQYELSFKIWMCGGLLCDVPCSRVAHIFRGPMKERPSPRNYSFVARNHKRLAEVWMDEYAQYVYDHEPETYNDLDAGDLTKQIALRNKLQCKPFKWFLEVIAPDLLKTFPPVLPPDYASGVIQSMAFPQYCIDSLGGASNAAIGLYDCAANKTHPHQTQFWSLSYMRDIRKKSQSICLDVHESPNNASIWMWSCHNSGGNQFWSYDREEQMIVHGKEKVSCMEAFMDGDKLAVYVNPCDKMNPRMKWTFGYVNDTAFPQFWEGVNLEEDD; encoded by the exons atgaAGACACGTTATGTTAAACGTAtagtaaagaaaattataatatttgtcATAACTCTGGTAGTCCTCTCGATAATTACCATTAAAGTAGTGGAAAAACGTTTAGCTAAAGAAGATGCTGAGGCAGCAACCGTGATACGTAGAGCTAGACCGGCAAATGTACACTCAGTGCCACGTGGTGTTCTGGATTTAACCCAATTTTATGATATTAATGTACCCTTTCGTTTGCCCGAATTAAAGGGTCCCAAAAGAGATTGGCACGATTGGTCTGCTATTAATAGGGATCATCATCGCACCGGATTGGGTGAACGTGGCATGCCTGCTTATATAACCGATGAAACACAAAAAGCCATGGAACATGAAATGTCTATGGATAATGGTTTTAATGCTTTACTATCCGATTATATATCGGTTAATCGTTCAGTACCTGATGTGCGTAGAGATGA ATGTCACAAAAAGCTTTATTCCAACTATTTACCCAGCACCAGTGTGGTAATACCCttttataatgaatattttagcGTTTTGCTAAGAACACTGCACAGCATAAAGAATCGAACACCACCAGAACTACTGCGAGAAATAATCATAGTCGATGACTATAGTGATCGTGTATATTTAAAGCAGCAACTGGACGATTATGTGGCCAATTACTTTAAGgatttagttaaaataatacGACTCAAAGAGAGAACTGGTTTAATAGGAGCACGTTTGGCTGGAGCTCGCAAAGCTACAGGAgatgttttagtatttttcgaTTCACACATAGAATGCAACTACAATTGGCTGCCACCTTTGCTAGAACCTATTGCCTTAAATAAACGTATATCCACTTGTCCCATAGTAGATGGTATAGATCATGCCACGTTCGCCTATAATGGTGGTTATCAGGAGGGATCAAGAGGAGCATTTGATTggaatttgatttataaacaaatgcCTGTATTGGATTCAGATGCCGGAGATCGCACAGAACCATATCGTAACCCTATAATGATGGGTGGTTTATTTGCCATAAGTAGAGAATTTTTCTGGGAATTGGGAGGCTACGATGAGGGTTTGGATATTTGGGGTGCCGAACAATATGAATTGAGTTTTAAGATATGGATGTGTGGTGGTTTGTTGTGTGATGTGCCCTGCTCAAGGGTGGCTCATATATTTAGAGGACCCATGAAGGAAAGACCTAGTCCTAGGAACTACAGTTTTGTAGCAAGG aaccACAAACGTTTGGCTGAAGTCTGGATGGATGAATACGCCCAATACGTTTACGATCATGAACCTGAAACTTATAATGATTTAGATGCCGGCGACTTAaccaaacaaattgctttacgCAACAAATTACAATGCAAACCCTTTAAATGGTTCTTAGAAGTTATAGCTCCtgatcttttaaaaacttttccacCAGTTTTGCCTCCAGATTATGCTTCAGGTGTTATACAAAGTATGGCTTTTCCGCAATACTGTATTGATTCTTTGGGTGGCGCCAGTAATGCAGCCATTGGTCTGTATGACTGTGCCGCAAATAAAACTCACCCCCATCAAACACAATTTTGGAGTCTCAGCTATATGAGAGATATACGTAAAAAATCACAAAGTATATGTTTGGATGTTCATGAAAGTCCTAATAACGCCAGTATATGGATGTGGTCTTGCCACAATTCGGGTGGTAACCAATTTTGGTCCTACGATCGTGAGGAACAAATGATTGTTCATggaaaagaaaaagtttcttgtATGGAAGCTTTCATGGACGGTGACAAATTGGCGGTTTATGTAAATCCATGTGATAAGATGAATCCTAGAATGAAATGGACCTTTGGTTATGTAAATGATACAGCTTTCCCACAATTCTGGGAAGGAGTAAACTTGGAGGAGGATGACTAA